From a single Anaerolineales bacterium genomic region:
- a CDS encoding DUF2089 domain-containing protein: MRPAPTLCPICQSELEIVRLHCLSCDTSLDGHFAMGQFSNLSQEQMEFVFTFVRCEGKINRMEQELGLSYPTIRNRLHEVIRALGYEPGKDESPEVDAEKRISVIEDLEAGKITADQAMRMLRGEEE, translated from the coding sequence ATGAGACCTGCGCCCACCCTTTGTCCAATCTGCCAGTCTGAACTGGAAATCGTTCGCCTGCATTGCCTCTCCTGCGATACGTCCCTCGATGGACATTTCGCAATGGGGCAGTTTTCGAATTTGTCGCAGGAACAGATGGAATTTGTTTTCACCTTCGTTCGCTGTGAAGGCAAGATCAACCGCATGGAGCAGGAACTTGGCTTGTCCTACCCCACCATCCGCAACCGCCTGCACGAAGTCATCCGCGCGCTGGGGTACGAACCCGGCAAGGATGAATCCCCCGAGGTGGATGCGGAAAAACGTATCAGCGTGATCGAAGACCTTGAAGCCGGCAAGATCACTGCCGACCAAGCCATGCGCATGCTGCGCGGAGAAGAGGAGTAA
- a CDS encoding trypsin-like peptidase domain-containing protein, with translation MSKNIFTELSEAMADAAESAGRSTMLVDARRRIPASGIAVVKDLILTADHVVERDEDIRIVLGDGTETTARLAGRDPGTDLAVLKLDSASAVPAEVAKSPARVGQFVLAIARPSKNGIESSFGTVNAIGGPVRTGRGGMLEKYIKTDAVSYPGFSGGPLINGEGQVYGINTSGFRSGGAITIPADVAWKIAETLSKHGKIKRGYLGIRSQTVNIPAEAQSELKRGQETGLLIVGLEAESPAGKSGIMVGDILVGVAGQPIEHHDELFARLSGDVVGKPVPMDVLRGGKLQVVNVVVGER, from the coding sequence ATGAGCAAAAATATTTTTACCGAACTTTCCGAAGCCATGGCGGACGCTGCCGAAAGCGCGGGCAGATCCACCATGCTGGTGGACGCACGCCGCCGCATCCCTGCCAGCGGCATAGCCGTTGTCAAAGACTTGATCCTGACCGCCGACCATGTGGTGGAACGTGACGAAGACATCCGCATCGTTCTCGGCGATGGAACGGAAACCACCGCCCGCCTCGCCGGTCGGGACCCGGGAACTGATCTTGCCGTCCTGAAATTGGACTCCGCCTCAGCCGTTCCCGCCGAAGTTGCCAAGTCACCAGCGCGTGTGGGACAATTTGTGCTGGCGATTGCGCGCCCCTCGAAGAACGGCATCGAATCCAGTTTTGGCACGGTCAATGCCATCGGTGGACCCGTCCGCACAGGGCGCGGCGGGATGCTCGAAAAATACATCAAGACCGATGCGGTCTCGTACCCTGGTTTCTCCGGCGGACCGCTCATCAACGGCGAAGGACAGGTGTACGGCATCAACACCTCGGGCTTTCGCAGCGGCGGGGCGATCACGATCCCTGCTGACGTGGCATGGAAGATTGCCGAAACGCTTTCCAAACATGGCAAGATCAAACGCGGCTATCTGGGTATCCGCAGCCAGACGGTGAACATCCCTGCCGAAGCGCAGAGTGAACTGAAGCGCGGGCAGGAGACAGGCTTGCTGATCGTTGGATTGGAAGCCGAAAGCCCCGCCGGTAAAAGCGGCATCATGGTCGGTGATATTCTCGTCGGTGTGGCGGGACAGCCCATCGAACACCACGACGAACTCTTCGCCCGTCTGAGCGGAGACGTGGTCGGCAAGCCCGTGCCGATGGATGTGCTGCGCGGCGGCAAATTGCAAGTTGTGAATGTGGTGGTTGGAGAGCGCTGA
- a CDS encoding response regulator transcription factor, whose protein sequence is MIRVAIVSPSHALRIGLREMLAGHPAIRVTGEATTLDDVDDNETEVAVLASVSSARIPADYNFAILFMTDDIESIRGMLTSNLRAWGVLSADAGGDELAAGIVAVAEGLWVGAPGLVEGLMRLPRDEEGLGEESLIEPLTAREMEVLQRMAAGLANKQIALALNISEHTVKFHLSSLYAKLGVSSRTEAVRRGLELGLISL, encoded by the coding sequence TTGATTCGAGTTGCCATCGTCTCTCCCAGCCACGCCCTGCGGATCGGCTTGCGCGAAATGCTCGCCGGGCACCCCGCTATCCGCGTGACGGGCGAGGCGACGACGCTTGACGATGTGGACGACAATGAGACCGAGGTGGCTGTGCTCGCCTCGGTCTCATCTGCGCGTATCCCCGCCGACTACAATTTCGCCATCCTGTTTATGACGGATGATATTGAATCCATACGCGGGATGTTGACGTCCAATTTGCGCGCATGGGGCGTGCTCTCCGCCGATGCAGGCGGGGATGAACTTGCAGCGGGAATCGTCGCAGTGGCGGAAGGGCTTTGGGTCGGTGCGCCAGGTTTGGTCGAGGGATTGATGCGTCTGCCGAGGGATGAGGAAGGCTTGGGGGAAGAGTCCCTGATCGAGCCGCTTACCGCGCGGGAGATGGAAGTCCTGCAACGCATGGCGGCGGGGCTGGCAAACAAACAGATCGCGCTGGCGTTGAACATCAGCGAGCATACGGTCAAGTTTCATCTTTCGTCGTTGTATGCGAAGTTGGGGGTATCCAGCCGTACCGAGGCGGTGCGGCGGGGACTCGAACTGGGGTTGATCTCGCTTTAA
- a CDS encoding 2-dehydropantoate 2-reductase: MKFAIFGTGGVGGYFGGRLAQAGQDVTFIARGAHLAAIQISGLRVDSISGDFHIQSAKATDSPQAVGAVDVVLLATKGFHLDSAIGQMAPLIGADTIILPLLNGMEHMDVLHECFGSHLIGGFCRLSVFIAAPGHIKHVGVPPYIAFGELDNSKSWRIESLYEVFSSSKGVTAEVPADITAAMWEKFIFISGTSGIGALTRQPVGEYRVHPESRAMLIAAMEETAAVARARGADIPPNFVEETMQRIDSLPPQMLASMQKDMMEGRPSELDEQTGAVIRMGRAVGVPTPTHEKIHAALLPLEQKARNQ; encoded by the coding sequence ATGAAATTTGCGATCTTTGGCACAGGCGGCGTGGGCGGATATTTCGGCGGGCGGCTCGCGCAAGCCGGACAGGACGTCACCTTTATTGCAAGGGGAGCGCACCTTGCGGCAATACAAATATCGGGTTTGCGGGTTGACTCGATCAGCGGCGATTTCCACATCCAGTCTGCCAAAGCGACCGACTCTCCGCAAGCCGTCGGTGCAGTAGATGTGGTCCTTCTTGCCACGAAAGGCTTTCACCTTGATTCCGCGATCGGGCAAATGGCTCCGCTCATCGGCGCGGATACGATCATCCTGCCTCTGCTCAATGGCATGGAGCACATGGATGTTTTGCATGAGTGTTTTGGGAGTCATCTCATCGGCGGATTTTGCCGCCTGAGTGTGTTCATCGCCGCGCCGGGACACATCAAACACGTCGGCGTCCCGCCGTACATTGCCTTTGGCGAATTGGACAATTCCAAAAGCTGGCGGATCGAATCGCTGTATGAGGTCTTTTCTTCATCAAAAGGTGTCACTGCCGAAGTCCCTGCAGACATCACCGCCGCCATGTGGGAGAAATTCATCTTCATCTCTGGCACCAGCGGCATTGGCGCGCTCACCCGCCAGCCCGTCGGCGAGTATCGCGTACATCCTGAATCGCGCGCCATGCTCATCGCTGCCATGGAAGAAACCGCCGCCGTCGCGCGTGCGCGCGGCGCGGACATCCCGCCAAACTTTGTGGAAGAGACCATGCAGCGCATCGACAGCCTCCCGCCGCAAATGCTCGCTTCCATGCAAAAGGACATGATGGAAGGTCGCCCCTCCGAACTCGATGAACAGACCGGCGCGGTCATCCGCATGGGCAGGGCGGTTGGCGTCCCGACGCCCACGCACGAAAAGATACACGCCGCATTGCTTCCCCTCGAACAAAAAGCCAGAAACCAATAA
- a CDS encoding MFS transporter, whose product METVKKKPLLSGLLVLFLAAMVFANIGGNMYGPLMPLYLKDLDASITQIGLFFTLSQIVPLALQILGGWVSDTLGRLRAIAIGSVFGVIGFIPLVLADSWEWLLLAVAIGAVARSLVGPSFDAFIAEHSSEENRGKVFGISNAIFMIVSVLGPPLGGLLAGMYGFKLMLLVAGIFYFIATVMRLGMAREAAKGEAAAGKKMEKLSFSGLTTNLRAMAVLVFSGGLITWMLVVDGLRDISFQFSENLFPVYMQEFGGLSLQQIGWVMSFFGLSMMLTTIPGGWLSDKAGERVGIALGMVLMSSALLVLVNIPAGNQWMYFLGWGMAGMGAGISGPAYQSLISKAVPQKNRGMAFGLFSTSLGLVSLPAPWIGAQMWDRIGPTFPFTITAVVILLSVIPIWLKFKAPKAEEPALEESVPVAAD is encoded by the coding sequence ATGGAAACAGTTAAGAAAAAACCTTTATTGAGTGGATTGCTGGTCCTGTTCCTGGCGGCAATGGTGTTTGCCAATATCGGCGGGAACATGTACGGTCCGCTGATGCCGCTGTATCTCAAGGATCTGGACGCTTCGATCACGCAGATCGGTCTGTTCTTTACGCTTTCGCAGATCGTTCCGCTGGCGTTGCAGATCCTGGGCGGCTGGGTTTCCGATACGCTCGGACGCCTGCGCGCCATCGCCATCGGAAGCGTGTTCGGTGTGATCGGTTTTATCCCGCTTGTGCTGGCGGATAGCTGGGAATGGCTTTTGCTGGCTGTGGCGATCGGCGCGGTGGCGCGTTCGCTGGTGGGACCGAGCTTTGATGCATTTATCGCGGAACATTCCAGCGAGGAAAATCGCGGCAAGGTCTTCGGTATTTCGAATGCGATCTTTATGATCGTGTCTGTGCTGGGTCCGCCATTGGGTGGTCTGCTGGCAGGCATGTATGGCTTCAAGTTGATGCTGTTGGTGGCGGGCATTTTCTACTTCATTGCCACGGTCATGCGTTTGGGCATGGCGCGCGAGGCGGCAAAGGGTGAAGCCGCGGCTGGCAAGAAGATGGAGAAATTGAGTTTTTCCGGTCTGACGACCAATCTGCGTGCGATGGCAGTTTTGGTTTTTTCCGGCGGCTTGATCACCTGGATGCTGGTGGTTGACGGTTTGCGCGATATTTCCTTCCAGTTTTCCGAGAACCTGTTCCCGGTGTATATGCAGGAATTCGGCGGACTGTCTCTTCAGCAGATCGGCTGGGTGATGTCTTTCTTCGGCTTGTCCATGATGCTGACCACCATTCCCGGCGGCTGGCTTTCCGATAAAGCGGGTGAGCGCGTGGGGATTGCGCTTGGAATGGTCTTGATGTCCAGCGCCTTATTGGTTTTGGTCAACATCCCCGCCGGGAATCAGTGGATGTATTTCCTGGGTTGGGGAATGGCAGGCATGGGTGCCGGGATTTCCGGTCCAGCCTATCAATCGCTGATCAGCAAGGCGGTCCCTCAGAAGAACCGCGGCATGGCGTTCGGATTGTTCAGTACCAGTCTGGGGCTGGTGTCCCTGCCCGCCCCGTGGATCGGCGCGCAGATGTGGGACCGGATCGGACCGACCTTCCCGTTCACGATCACGGCGGTGGTGATCCTGCTCTCCGTGATCCCGATCTGGTTGAAATTCAAAGCGCCAAAAGCGGAAGAACCAGCGCTCGAAGAGAGTGTTCCCGTGGCGGCGGATTAA
- a CDS encoding GNAT family N-acetyltransferase, whose product METSPVQKIVVTERLTLRPFHTNDRERLLAIAQEPDIFQYFPITAAWQMEKVERYINHQTGQWQRFGYGHWAVTMTETGQLMGWCGLEFLPETSETEVAYLIGGEFWGRGYMTEAARASVNFGLTEIGLQEIIGLTDPRNIASQRVLEKSGLTFTRRQVYFGMEMFKFSTQPSGRKEA is encoded by the coding sequence ATGGAAACTTCACCCGTCCAAAAGATCGTCGTCACAGAAAGATTGACCTTGCGCCCATTCCACACAAATGACCGCGAGCGATTGCTTGCGATCGCGCAAGAGCCGGATATTTTTCAGTACTTCCCAATTACAGCGGCATGGCAAATGGAAAAAGTGGAACGCTATATCAACCATCAAACCGGACAATGGCAGAGATTTGGCTACGGTCATTGGGCGGTGACCATGACGGAAACCGGTCAACTCATGGGTTGGTGCGGGTTGGAATTTCTGCCGGAAACGAGTGAGACCGAGGTGGCGTATCTCATCGGCGGCGAGTTCTGGGGCAGGGGCTACATGACCGAAGCGGCGCGGGCTTCGGTGAATTTCGGGCTGACCGAGATCGGCTTGCAGGAGATCATCGGGCTGACCGACCCGCGCAACATTGCATCCCAGCGCGTGCTGGAGAAAAGCGGGCTGACGTTCACGCGCAGGCAGGTCTACTTCGGGATGGAAATGTTCAAGTTCTCCACCCAGCCGTCTGGGCGGAAAGAGGCGTGA
- the corA gene encoding magnesium/cobalt transporter CorA yields the protein MIRSLFFTPGKPIRTDIPPAEFPRLLRDRRGVLWVDFVDEPPQLSEPILRLFGFHPLAIDDALQETHTPKIDDWGDYLYIVFNIMKHKQEKGVFEAETEELDVFLGRNYVVTHHDQHLTAVNDVWSACQRDTRHLQDGPDHLLYRIVDALVMGYMPLVEEIDEQIDRIEDQVFDRPHPSTLEQIFALKRLLLAMRRILLPQREVLNKLARDDYRVIDPKDRVFFRDIYDHLVRLHDLNESLRDLVSGALDTYLSVVNNRMNEVMKTLTIITTLFMPITFVTGFFGMNFFEPAARLLGWTGEQAFHVTLGIILTLPAVMYLWMRRRTWI from the coding sequence TTGATCCGCTCCCTGTTTTTCACCCCCGGAAAACCCATCCGCACCGATATTCCGCCGGCAGAATTCCCCCGCCTCCTGCGGGACCGGCGAGGCGTGCTCTGGGTGGATTTCGTTGACGAGCCTCCACAGCTTTCAGAACCGATCCTGCGGCTCTTTGGTTTCCATCCGCTTGCGATAGATGATGCCCTGCAAGAAACCCACACTCCCAAGATAGACGATTGGGGTGATTATCTTTATATCGTCTTCAATATCATGAAACACAAACAGGAAAAAGGCGTTTTCGAAGCGGAGACCGAGGAGTTGGATGTCTTCCTTGGGCGCAACTACGTCGTCACGCACCATGACCAGCATCTGACTGCTGTGAACGATGTCTGGTCTGCCTGTCAGCGTGATACCCGCCACCTTCAAGATGGTCCCGACCATCTGCTCTATCGCATCGTCGATGCGCTCGTCATGGGGTACATGCCGCTTGTCGAAGAGATCGACGAACAAATCGACCGGATCGAAGACCAGGTCTTTGACCGTCCGCATCCTTCCACGCTCGAGCAGATATTCGCCTTAAAACGCCTTTTGCTTGCCATGAGGCGGATCCTGCTCCCCCAGCGCGAAGTGCTGAACAAACTCGCGCGTGACGACTACCGTGTCATCGACCCGAAAGACCGGGTCTTCTTCCGCGATATCTACGATCACCTCGTCCGCCTGCACGACCTGAACGAAAGCCTGCGCGATCTGGTCAGCGGCGCGCTGGATACCTATCTCTCCGTTGTCAACAACCGCATGAACGAGGTGATGAAGACCCTCACGATCATCACCACGCTTTTCATGCCCATCACGTTCGTCACCGGCTTCTTTGGCATGAACTTCTTCGAACCGGCAGCCCGGCTGCTTGGCTGGACGGGCGAACAGGCATTTCACGTCACACTGGGCATCATACTCACGCTTCCCGCCGTCATGTATCTGTGGATGCGCCGCCGAACCTGGATTTAA
- a CDS encoding DUF5939 domain-containing protein, whose product MAKEFHYSWEWDFASSPEALWTLVSDTNRFNRDTGLPPMQLLGIENRVKLVKFNIPLVNVIWEEEPFEWTYPYRFGILRRYRTGPLLEMRVDCRLERHGAGTRLTYEVWATPRNVLGNIAIPLVIGVVSPKRFGDVFRMYDRIASRGDPLLVVAAGRDLTRAGRNRFKNLGERLKQQSADERVLDHLHEYLRRADDLSIQRMRPYALADGWGLPRRTVLETFLRATRAGMLDMYWDLLCPECRGMAEDHAHLEDVHSSAHCSTCQIDFNANFDHNVEVIFRPNPSIRVVDATVEFCVGSPQRQPHIVFSLIVPPREQLPISTMLGAGRYRLSASGIEGSQMLAASADAPDVKDFHADSVGWSKEIEPIGLAPKIRLINGTDFAQTFQLEHTVWSDQAATAADVTTLQIFRDLFSSEVLRPGEEISVGSTTLMFTDLRQSTKLYREIGDAPAFGRVREHFEILEQAVAAEGGSIIKTMGDAVMAAFRSPVSALRAVWKVQEQLSARGEPPLSIKVGIHSGPCIAVNLNDRLDYFGSTVNIAARLPHFSKGGEMILSESIRNDHEVVEFLEKNAPPNSLSRFQGDLRGYDEPMDLWRIKL is encoded by the coding sequence ATGGCTAAAGAATTTCACTATTCATGGGAATGGGATTTCGCCTCGTCTCCGGAGGCGTTGTGGACCCTTGTCTCGGATACCAACCGCTTCAACCGCGATACGGGTCTGCCGCCGATGCAGTTGCTGGGAATCGAAAACCGAGTGAAGCTGGTCAAGTTCAACATTCCGCTCGTGAATGTGATCTGGGAGGAGGAACCGTTCGAGTGGACGTACCCCTATCGCTTTGGAATTTTGCGCCGCTATCGCACGGGTCCGCTTTTGGAAATGCGCGTGGACTGCCGCCTCGAACGGCACGGCGCAGGCACGCGGTTGACGTATGAGGTTTGGGCAACCCCGAGGAATGTTTTGGGCAATATCGCCATTCCGCTGGTGATTGGGGTTGTAAGTCCGAAACGATTTGGTGACGTGTTCAGGATGTATGACCGCATCGCTTCGCGCGGGGACCCGCTGCTGGTCGTCGCTGCGGGCAGGGATCTCACCCGAGCCGGACGCAACCGATTCAAAAACCTGGGCGAGCGCTTGAAACAGCAAAGTGCGGATGAACGTGTGCTTGACCATCTCCATGAATATTTGCGCCGCGCCGATGACTTGTCCATTCAGCGCATGCGCCCATACGCGTTGGCGGACGGCTGGGGTTTGCCGCGCCGAACTGTGTTGGAGACCTTTTTACGCGCCACGCGCGCAGGCATGTTGGATATGTATTGGGATCTGCTGTGCCCCGAGTGCCGCGGCATGGCGGAAGACCATGCGCACCTTGAGGACGTTCATTCGTCCGCGCACTGCAGTACCTGTCAGATCGATTTCAACGCCAACTTTGACCACAATGTGGAAGTCATCTTCCGCCCGAACCCGTCCATTCGGGTGGTGGATGCGACTGTCGAATTCTGTGTCGGTAGTCCGCAGAGACAGCCGCACATCGTCTTTTCGTTGATCGTCCCGCCGCGCGAGCAATTGCCAATTTCCACCATGTTAGGCGCGGGGCGGTATCGCCTGTCTGCTTCGGGCATCGAAGGGTCGCAGATGCTGGCGGCTTCAGCGGATGCGCCCGACGTCAAAGATTTCCATGCGGATTCAGTCGGCTGGAGTAAGGAGATCGAACCCATCGGACTTGCGCCAAAAATCCGTCTCATCAACGGCACGGACTTCGCCCAGACCTTTCAATTGGAGCATACCGTCTGGTCGGATCAGGCGGCGACAGCGGCGGATGTGACCACCTTGCAGATCTTCCGCGATCTGTTTTCCAGTGAAGTGCTGCGCCCCGGCGAGGAGATCTCGGTCGGTTCGACGACGTTAATGTTCACCGATCTGCGTCAATCCACAAAGTTGTATCGCGAGATTGGCGATGCGCCCGCCTTTGGCAGAGTGCGCGAGCATTTCGAGATTCTGGAGCAAGCCGTGGCGGCGGAGGGAGGCTCGATCATCAAGACCATGGGCGATGCCGTCATGGCGGCATTCCGCAGCCCGGTGTCGGCGTTGCGCGCAGTTTGGAAGGTGCAGGAGCAGTTGTCGGCGCGGGGCGAGCCGCCGTTGTCCATCAAGGTGGGTATCCATAGCGGACCGTGTATTGCCGTCAATCTGAACGACCGGTTGGATTATTTTGGTTCCACGGTGAACATCGCCGCGCGCCTGCCTCATTTTTCGAAAGGCGGTGAGATGATCCTTTCCGAATCGATCCGCAATGACCATGAGGTGGTGGAGTTCCTGGAGAAAAATGCCCCGCCAAATTCGCTCTCGCGTTTTCAAGGTGACCTGCGCGGCTATGACGAACCGATGGATCTGTGGCGAATTAAACTGTAA
- a CDS encoding MFS transporter, translating into MEEKHSKRPTGMFGFTLVWIGQIVSVLASAMSQFGLTIWMFQKTESATALGLMQVFFITPFLLISPIAGVLVDRHNRKMMMMVSDVVAGIATILILVFQSLGILEFWHLYFASVIYGLGMAFQWPAYSAAITTMIPKEQYARANGMMSLIEAGPGVVAPLLAGALLPVIGLTGLLLFDVVTFLFAVGVLMIVHIPQPPRTEEGRQGQGSIWKEAAYGFKYIFARPSLLGLQLIFFVGNLFSGIGYTLLAPMVLSRTANDSLMLGSVQTAGAVGGLIGGILMSAWGGFKRRVHGVLTGWMISGVGMAILGLAGGLPVWIAGMIIGSLVGSLINASNQAIWQAKVAPDVQGRVFSARRLIAWFTNPISPIIAGTLADFVLEPQMRTTSALSETFGGLVGTGPGAGMGLIIFFCGLLAVGVGAAGYFIPAIHNAETVLPDHDELPKADAVPA; encoded by the coding sequence ATGGAAGAAAAGCATTCCAAACGCCCTACTGGCATGTTTGGTTTCACCCTTGTCTGGATCGGTCAGATCGTATCCGTACTTGCCAGCGCCATGAGTCAGTTCGGTCTGACCATCTGGATGTTCCAGAAGACCGAAAGCGCCACCGCGTTGGGATTGATGCAGGTTTTCTTTATCACTCCCTTCCTGCTGATCTCGCCGATCGCTGGTGTGCTTGTGGACCGTCACAACCGAAAAATGATGATGATGGTCAGCGACGTGGTGGCGGGCATTGCCACGATCCTCATCCTTGTCTTTCAATCGCTGGGCATCCTTGAATTCTGGCATTTGTACTTCGCCTCTGTCATCTATGGTTTGGGGATGGCGTTCCAGTGGCCCGCTTACTCCGCGGCAATCACCACCATGATCCCCAAGGAACAATATGCTCGCGCCAACGGCATGATGTCCTTGATCGAGGCTGGACCCGGCGTAGTCGCCCCTCTGCTTGCGGGTGCCCTGCTGCCAGTCATCGGTCTGACCGGTCTGCTGCTCTTTGACGTTGTCACCTTTCTGTTTGCGGTCGGTGTATTGATGATCGTGCACATTCCCCAGCCGCCGCGCACCGAGGAAGGCAGGCAGGGGCAGGGGAGCATCTGGAAGGAAGCCGCCTACGGATTCAAATACATCTTCGCCCGCCCAAGCCTGCTCGGCTTGCAGTTGATCTTCTTCGTTGGCAATCTCTTCTCCGGTATTGGTTACACCCTGCTTGCGCCGATGGTGCTCTCACGAACCGCCAACGACAGTCTCATGCTCGGCTCGGTGCAGACGGCTGGCGCGGTCGGCGGGCTGATCGGCGGGATTCTGATGAGCGCCTGGGGCGGCTTCAAGCGCCGCGTCCACGGGGTGCTGACGGGGTGGATGATCTCCGGGGTTGGCATGGCAATTCTCGGCTTGGCAGGAGGCTTGCCGGTCTGGATCGCGGGCATGATCATCGGTTCGCTCGTCGGCTCCCTGATCAACGCATCCAACCAAGCCATCTGGCAGGCAAAGGTCGCGCCGGATGTGCAGGGACGCGTGTTCTCCGCCCGCCGCCTGATCGCATGGTTCACCAATCCCATCTCGCCCATCATCGCGGGCACGCTCGCCGACTTTGTGCTTGAGCCGCAAATGCGCACGACCAGCGCGCTCTCCGAGACCTTTGGCGGACTGGTCGGCACGGGACCCGGCGCGGGCATGGGGTTGATCATTTTCTTCTGCGGTTTGCTCGCCGTGGGGGTTGGTGCGGCTGGATATTTCATCCCCGCCATTCACAATGCGGAGACGGTTTTGCCCGATCATGACGAACTGCCCAAAGCGGATGCGGTTCCCGCCTGA
- the lexA gene encoding transcriptional repressor LexA, which yields MMMVRKSKGLGERHQKILEFIEVYQREHKHPPSIREIGEHCNISSTSVVNYYLDQLEKSGHIERDRKISRGMRLVGNSPLGDMMRVPVLGVIQAGEPIPIPASDFNPFTAEDSVEIASSLMPTKEKGKGLFALHVQGDSMIDAMINDGDIVILKPAQEARNGEMVAVWLSDKNETTLKYFYKEKDGYRLQPANPTMKPIMVKKTEPLEIKGKVVMVIRKLERQLA from the coding sequence ATGATGATGGTTCGAAAAAGCAAGGGACTTGGCGAACGCCACCAGAAGATTCTGGAATTTATTGAAGTCTATCAACGCGAACACAAACACCCCCCTTCCATACGGGAGATCGGTGAACACTGCAATATTTCATCCACCTCGGTGGTGAATTACTATCTCGATCAACTCGAGAAATCCGGGCATATTGAGCGCGACCGCAAGATCTCGCGCGGTATGAGGCTGGTCGGCAACAGTCCGCTTGGCGATATGATGCGTGTGCCCGTGCTCGGCGTCATTCAAGCCGGTGAACCCATCCCGATCCCCGCGTCCGATTTCAACCCCTTTACGGCGGAAGATTCGGTGGAGATCGCATCATCCCTGATGCCCACGAAGGAAAAGGGCAAGGGACTATTCGCGCTCCATGTGCAGGGAGACTCGATGATCGACGCCATGATCAACGACGGCGACATTGTCATCCTTAAGCCTGCGCAGGAAGCCCGCAACGGCGAGATGGTGGCAGTCTGGCTTTCGGATAAGAACGAGACCACGCTCAAGTATTTCTACAAGGAAAAGGACGGCTACCGCCTCCAGCCCGCCAACCCGACCATGAAACCCATCATGGTCAAGAAGACCGAACCGCTGGAGATCAAAGGCAAAGTTGTCATGGTCATCCGCAAACTGGAACGTCAACTGGCGTAA